One genomic segment of Candidatus Atribacteria bacterium includes these proteins:
- a CDS encoding transcriptional repressor — MPGRWGKGPAKWWHGEFRGCGYRITIPRQIILQVLDESKGHLSAEDIYLEVHNIYPAIGLTTVYRTLELLVNMGLIYKFDFGDGRARYELLARGTKEASHHHHLICTKCGRIIDYTDFIDEEIELLKKTEKGLSKKYNFEIKNHTIQFYGMCNKCSDEEK; from the coding sequence ATGCCAGGAAGATGGGGTAAAGGACCAGCAAAGTGGTGGCACGGTGAATTTAGAGGGTGTGGTTATAGAATTACTATCCCGCGGCAAATCATTTTACAGGTCTTGGATGAATCTAAAGGACATCTCAGCGCAGAAGATATATATTTAGAAGTGCATAATATTTATCCGGCTATCGGCCTTACCACTGTTTACCGTACCTTGGAGTTATTAGTTAATATGGGCTTAATCTACAAATTTGATTTTGGTGATGGACGAGCAAGATATGAATTATTGGCTCGTGGGACCAAGGAAGCATCACACCACCATCATCTAATATGTACTAAATGTGGCCGGATAATTGATTATACAGATTTTATAGATGAAGAAATAGAGTTACTAAAAAAAACAGAAAAGGGACTTTCTAAAAAATATAATTTTGAAATTAAAAATCACACTATTCAATTTTATGGAATGTGTAATAAATGTTCAGATGAAGAAAAATAG